The following are encoded together in the Acidobacteriota bacterium genome:
- a CDS encoding PQQ-binding-like beta-propeller repeat protein has protein sequence MVAALVLGALTVPSAAQGSDWPQWRGPNRDGQAVGAELPAELPSALHQLWKVRVGGGQSSPIVVGDRVFVHARQGEEEVVLALSAATGEELWRHSYVASYAPRTAAIQYGPGPKSTMLAEGDSVYSFGIRERLLAVDAGSGNVRWEKTFDDLYEEPYPVWGTASSPLVEGNLLIVPIGTTGNEQQGDEGALVAYDKTTGEEVWRVDGPPAYASPVAFDHGGVRQIVTMDDVSFFGVGATDGDPLWSLDFTTAFQQNTPTAVRYDGKFILSGYQWGTAAIRVEPPAKAKGDWSVSEVWKTTDAELYMDSAVLVGDHLYFRSNKRAGTFVCLDPATGEIVWQGPGRWAAYASVIAVGDRLLVLTDEAELKVIAADPSAYRELASWEVADSTTWAHLALSGSRVYVKDEEHLAAFDLASTRVTEAGERSTATTSATADAAGGSKEDTEAVKVAVRAMLKAMADGDMDLMWTYLGEDFRSYSGADKDVFRDYLGSTAGSRTPSDEMVVEWDGATAKVTGTRWITSAGLDFGLEMLVNKRGGKWLVTWMDFDSRRIHGQE, from the coding sequence GTGGTCGCGGCGCTCGTGCTCGGTGCCCTGACCGTACCTTCAGCCGCCCAGGGCTCCGACTGGCCGCAGTGGCGCGGGCCGAATCGCGACGGTCAGGCGGTCGGCGCCGAACTTCCAGCAGAGCTGCCCTCGGCACTCCACCAACTCTGGAAAGTGCGGGTCGGCGGTGGTCAGTCCTCTCCCATCGTGGTCGGCGATCGCGTTTTCGTGCACGCGCGGCAGGGCGAGGAGGAGGTTGTGCTCGCCCTGTCGGCGGCGACCGGCGAGGAGCTCTGGCGGCACAGCTACGTTGCCTCCTACGCGCCCAGAACCGCGGCAATCCAGTACGGCCCGGGTCCGAAGTCGACCATGCTCGCTGAAGGCGATTCGGTCTACAGCTTCGGTATCAGGGAGCGTCTTCTGGCCGTGGACGCCGGTTCGGGCAATGTGCGCTGGGAGAAGACCTTCGACGATCTCTACGAGGAGCCGTACCCGGTTTGGGGGACCGCCTCGTCGCCGCTGGTCGAGGGCAACCTGCTGATCGTTCCGATCGGCACCACGGGCAACGAGCAGCAGGGAGATGAGGGCGCGCTGGTCGCCTACGACAAGACGACCGGCGAGGAAGTGTGGCGCGTCGACGGACCGCCGGCATACGCCTCGCCCGTGGCGTTCGACCACGGCGGTGTGCGACAGATCGTGACGATGGACGACGTGTCCTTTTTCGGAGTCGGCGCCACCGATGGCGATCCGCTGTGGTCGCTCGACTTCACGACTGCCTTCCAGCAGAACACGCCGACCGCGGTTCGTTACGACGGCAAGTTCATCCTCTCGGGTTACCAGTGGGGGACTGCCGCGATCAGGGTCGAACCGCCGGCCAAGGCGAAGGGCGACTGGTCGGTGAGCGAGGTCTGGAAGACGACGGACGCGGAGCTCTACATGGACTCCGCGGTGCTCGTCGGCGACCACCTGTACTTCCGTTCGAACAAGAGAGCCGGCACCTTCGTCTGTCTCGATCCCGCCACCGGAGAGATCGTCTGGCAGGGGCCCGGCCGGTGGGCCGCCTATGCGTCGGTGATCGCCGTCGGCGACCGCCTCCTCGTGCTGACGGACGAAGCGGAACTCAAGGTGATCGCGGCGGATCCGTCGGCGTACCGGGAACTGGCCTCCTGGGAGGTGGCCGACAGCACGACCTGGGCCCACCTGGCGCTCTCCGGGTCACGGGTCTACGTGAAGGACGAGGAACACCTGGCCGCCTTCGATCTGGCTTCGACCCGGGTCACGGAGGCCGGTGAGCGGTCCACCGCTACGACGTCCGCGACGGCTGATGCCGCCGGAGGCTCCAAGGAGGACACCGAGGCCGTCAAGGTCGCGGTGCGGGCCATGCTGAAGGCCATGGCGGACGGCGACATGGACCTCATGTGGACCTATCTGGGCGAGGACTTCAGGTCCTACAGCGGCGCCGACAAGGATGTCTTCCGCGACTATCTCGGGTCGACCGCCGGCAGCAGGACTCCAAGCGACGAGATGGTGGTCGAGTGGGACGGCGCCACGGCCAAGGTCACCGGAACCCGGTGGATCACATCCGCCGGGCTGGACTTCGGACTCGAGATGCTCGTGAACAAGCGTGGCGGCAAATGGCTTGTCACCTGGATGGACTTCGACTCCAGGCGTATCCATGGTCAGGAGTAG
- a CDS encoding D-2-hydroxyacid dehydrogenase → MLHRPALDLRPVLLTVLLLLFAASGAFGQTVTVCMPAFFTDALGDLEDEHDNLDLVALEEGLDPNVCNGLIAGYRGIENFLTADSKLRWIQSNSAGVEGFLEIPDLRDSDITLTNAKIIQGPEIADHAFALLLNFTRNIKAFNAQMPEGWNTDRALPMIELRGKTALVIGLGGIGTQIAQRAAAFGMTVIGVDPKDIPIHRDVAYVGKPDELDDLLPRADVVFSSVPHTPATEGMIGARQFELMKQDVYFINISRGKIVDTDALVAALESGKVRAAGLDVTDPEPLPTGHPLWTMSNVTITPHLATISDRLEERRTQLLRDNITRFATGRPLRNVVNKQVGY, encoded by the coding sequence ATGCTCCACCGTCCAGCGCTGGATCTCAGACCGGTTCTGCTCACCGTTCTTCTCCTCCTGTTCGCGGCCTCCGGCGCGTTCGGGCAGACCGTCACGGTGTGCATGCCGGCGTTCTTTACCGATGCGCTCGGAGACCTGGAGGACGAGCACGACAACCTCGACCTGGTCGCCCTGGAAGAGGGCCTCGACCCGAACGTCTGCAACGGCCTGATCGCGGGCTACCGCGGCATCGAGAACTTCCTGACGGCCGACAGCAAGCTGCGCTGGATCCAGAGCAACTCCGCCGGTGTCGAGGGCTTCCTCGAGATTCCCGACCTGCGCGACAGCGACATCACCCTGACCAACGCGAAGATCATCCAGGGCCCGGAGATCGCCGACCACGCCTTTGCCCTGCTCCTGAACTTCACCCGCAACATCAAGGCGTTCAACGCCCAGATGCCGGAAGGCTGGAACACGGACCGCGCGCTGCCGATGATCGAGCTCCGGGGCAAGACTGCCCTGGTCATCGGCCTCGGCGGCATCGGCACCCAGATCGCGCAGCGGGCCGCGGCCTTCGGCATGACCGTGATCGGCGTCGATCCGAAGGACATCCCGATCCACCGCGATGTCGCCTACGTCGGCAAGCCCGACGAACTCGACGACCTGCTGCCGCGGGCCGACGTCGTCTTCTCCTCCGTGCCGCACACGCCCGCCACGGAGGGCATGATCGGCGCCCGCCAGTTCGAGCTGATGAAGCAGGACGTCTACTTCATCAACATCTCGCGCGGCAAGATCGTCGACACGGACGCCCTGGTCGCGGCGCTTGAAAGCGGCAAGGTCCGCGCCGCCGGCCTCGACGTGACCGATCCCGAGCCGCTGCCGACCGGTCACCCGCTGTGGACGATGTCGAACGTGACGATCACCCCGCACCTGGCGACGATCTCCGACCGGCTGGAAGAGCGTCGAACGCAGCTCCTGCGCGACAACATCACGCGCTTCGCGACCGGCAGGCCGCTGCGCAACGTGGTCAACAAGCAGGTCGGCTACTAA
- a CDS encoding GNAT family N-acetyltransferase: protein MIHYRPMTMSDLGSVPIDCQGPEAVIRSRIADLGASAILAFDGEQHVGQLQFRRYDPALRSPAGIMDPSYWGDFGQANAPTLPPGTLNLFCYHVGQLTSGSARDPRYQGRGIGVALLEQFVRWADATGVEATVAKALPPYRALAVLMGGHPASVYEDHGFEVAARWCDRDLRDRLPNVLAGEHGDGVAVALRQLCDEGLTLDALAEVAMVVRRCQ from the coding sequence GTGATTCACTACCGCCCGATGACGATGTCCGATCTCGGCAGCGTCCCCATCGACTGCCAGGGGCCGGAGGCCGTGATCCGTAGCCGAATCGCCGACCTTGGGGCGAGCGCGATCCTCGCCTTCGATGGCGAACAGCACGTAGGCCAACTCCAGTTCCGCCGCTACGACCCGGCACTACGCTCCCCCGCCGGCATCATGGATCCGTCCTACTGGGGCGACTTCGGTCAGGCGAACGCCCCCACCCTGCCACCGGGGACGCTGAACCTGTTCTGCTACCACGTCGGCCAGTTGACCAGCGGCAGTGCCCGCGATCCCCGATACCAGGGGAGGGGCATCGGCGTTGCGCTTCTCGAGCAGTTCGTACGCTGGGCCGACGCCACGGGCGTCGAGGCGACCGTCGCCAAGGCGCTGCCGCCCTACCGCGCGCTGGCCGTACTCATGGGCGGCCACCCGGCTTCGGTCTATGAGGATCACGGCTTCGAGGTCGCCGCCCGCTGGTGCGACCGCGATCTCCGCGACCGGCTCCCCAACGTTCTCGCCGGGGAGCACGGTGACGGCGTCGCCGTTGCGCTGCGGCAGCTCTGCGACGAGGGCCTCACTCTCGACGCGCTTGCCGAAGTGGCGATGGTCGTCCGCCGGTGCCAGTAG
- a CDS encoding sialidase → MPGESNVYYAGAASGGLWRSNDGGVGWEPIFDRQEAASIGSVTVAPSDPNVIWVGTGESFIRSNISIGNGVYRSTDRGDSFEHLGLDASGRIGRILVHPDDPDTALVAALGHAYGPQEQDEEARGVFRTTDGGVTWEHVLFIDADTGVVDLAFAPDNPRFVYAAAWQIEIRTSGRTSGGPGSGIYRSKDGGDTWTRLEGAGLPEPPLGKIGLATSADDPDRVYALIETSSNRDFAPSDPFAGVLWRSDDRGDSWRLISRDLNLITRPLYYTRMAAAPDRADEVTFVATRQSISLDGGRTVESEGFEQPGWDHHDIWIDPLDPDRRIVGHDGGVSVTNDRGRSWYRPQLPIAQMYHVSTDDRRPYFVYGNRQDGPSMRGPSRVLYGGRTQGIPVGEWHSVGGCEVGFSMVHRADPNLVWTGCYDGQLELYDLRSGQSRDVSVWPLAIESSPASELEYRFQWTAPFATSPHDPEAVYAGSQYVHRSRDRGQSWERISPDLTTADPALMRRTGGLTLDDAGPTIAPVVFAIAESPLEPGLLWAGTNDGQVQLTRNGGATWTNVTANLPGLPPLGTVRNIDPSDFAAGAAYVAVDRHQEGDTTPYVFRTNDYGATWTDLAAGLPRGPLANVHAVREDPEQAGLLFLGTENALHVSFDDGTNWRSLSRRSNGEPNLPPAPVHWIEVQEHFDDLVVATYGRGIWVLDDLTALREVARGLASRGPTLLAPRVTYRFRTRGAPMAQPDVPATGTNPPYGALLHYWIPTSTDAGDIATIRVRDAGGDLVRTLEDLPAAAGLHRVTWDLRHAPTAEVRLRSKPDERPDWEMPDRGWRPLPDGGRFSMLAAPGNYLLELVLPTDDGEPDDSEPASTVDMDLLLDPDSTASPSDLEAQHALLAQIHDGIERAVHLINEAERLRRDLRQLEDRLSESGGDIDVFRATNQAGSLREELRATEGEFFDLRMTGTGQDALRWPRRLYARLTYLARSVGQADARPTDQQAAVWRMLSDELAAQEDRFNATLAGPLAELNRTLADSGFLLVAPP, encoded by the coding sequence GTGCCCGGCGAGAGCAACGTCTACTACGCCGGCGCCGCTTCGGGCGGGCTCTGGCGCAGCAACGATGGCGGCGTCGGCTGGGAACCCATCTTCGACCGCCAGGAGGCGGCTTCGATCGGCTCGGTCACCGTCGCCCCGTCCGACCCCAACGTGATCTGGGTGGGGACCGGCGAGAGCTTCATCCGCAGCAACATCTCGATCGGCAACGGTGTCTACCGCTCGACCGACCGCGGCGACAGCTTTGAACACCTGGGGCTCGACGCCAGCGGCAGGATCGGCCGCATCCTGGTCCACCCGGACGATCCCGACACCGCCCTGGTCGCCGCGCTCGGCCACGCCTACGGCCCGCAGGAGCAGGACGAGGAGGCCCGGGGCGTCTTCCGCACCACCGACGGCGGCGTCACCTGGGAGCACGTCCTGTTCATCGACGCGGACACCGGCGTCGTCGATCTCGCCTTCGCGCCCGACAACCCGCGGTTCGTCTATGCCGCGGCCTGGCAGATCGAGATCCGGACCTCCGGCCGCACCAGCGGCGGCCCGGGCAGCGGCATCTACCGCTCGAAGGACGGCGGCGACACCTGGACGCGCCTCGAGGGAGCGGGCCTGCCCGAGCCGCCGCTCGGGAAGATCGGACTCGCCACGTCGGCCGACGATCCGGACCGCGTCTACGCCCTGATCGAGACGAGTTCGAACCGCGACTTCGCTCCTTCCGATCCCTTCGCCGGCGTCCTCTGGCGCTCGGACGACCGCGGCGACTCGTGGCGATTGATCAGCCGCGACCTGAACCTGATCACCCGGCCGCTCTACTACACGCGCATGGCCGCGGCGCCCGACCGCGCGGACGAGGTCACGTTCGTCGCCACCCGGCAGTCCATCTCGCTCGACGGCGGCCGCACGGTCGAAAGCGAGGGCTTTGAACAGCCCGGTTGGGACCACCACGATATCTGGATCGACCCGCTCGATCCCGACCGGCGGATCGTCGGTCACGACGGCGGCGTGAGCGTCACGAACGACCGCGGGCGCTCCTGGTACCGGCCCCAGTTGCCGATCGCGCAGATGTACCACGTATCGACCGACGACCGCCGGCCCTACTTCGTCTACGGCAACCGCCAGGACGGACCCTCGATGCGCGGGCCGAGCCGCGTCCTCTACGGAGGACGCACCCAGGGCATCCCGGTCGGCGAGTGGCACTCCGTCGGCGGCTGCGAGGTCGGCTTCTCGATGGTCCACCGCGCCGACCCGAACCTGGTCTGGACCGGCTGCTACGACGGACAGCTCGAGCTCTACGACCTGCGCTCGGGCCAGTCCCGCGACGTCAGCGTCTGGCCGTTGGCCATCGAGAGCTCGCCGGCCTCGGAACTCGAGTACCGCTTCCAGTGGACTGCCCCCTTTGCCACCTCGCCGCACGATCCGGAGGCCGTCTACGCCGGAAGCCAGTACGTCCACCGGAGCCGCGACCGCGGCCAGAGCTGGGAGCGGATCTCGCCCGATCTCACCACCGCCGACCCGGCTCTCATGCGCCGCACGGGCGGCCTGACCCTCGACGACGCCGGACCGACGATCGCGCCGGTCGTGTTCGCGATCGCCGAGAGCCCGCTCGAGCCCGGGCTGCTCTGGGCCGGCACGAACGACGGCCAGGTCCAGTTGACCCGGAACGGCGGTGCGACCTGGACCAACGTGACCGCGAACCTCCCCGGCCTGCCGCCCCTCGGCACCGTGCGCAACATCGACCCGTCGGACTTCGCCGCCGGCGCCGCCTATGTGGCGGTCGACCGTCACCAGGAGGGCGACACGACGCCCTACGTGTTCCGGACGAACGACTACGGCGCGACGTGGACCGACCTCGCGGCCGGCCTGCCGCGCGGACCGCTCGCGAACGTCCACGCCGTCCGCGAGGATCCGGAGCAGGCCGGGCTCCTGTTCCTGGGCACCGAGAACGCGCTCCACGTTTCCTTCGACGATGGAACGAACTGGCGGAGCCTCTCGCGGCGCAGCAACGGTGAGCCGAACCTGCCGCCGGCGCCCGTCCACTGGATCGAGGTGCAGGAGCACTTCGACGACCTGGTGGTCGCCACCTACGGCCGCGGCATCTGGGTCCTCGACGACCTGACGGCACTGCGCGAGGTCGCGCGCGGTCTGGCGAGCCGCGGGCCGACGCTGCTGGCGCCACGTGTTACCTACCGTTTCCGCACCCGCGGCGCGCCGATGGCCCAACCCGACGTGCCGGCGACCGGAACGAACCCGCCGTACGGCGCCCTGCTCCACTACTGGATCCCGACGTCAACCGACGCCGGTGACATCGCCACGATCCGCGTCCGCGACGCCGGCGGCGACCTCGTCCGCACCCTGGAAGACCTGCCCGCGGCGGCGGGTCTTCACCGCGTGACCTGGGACCTGCGCCACGCCCCGACGGCCGAGGTCCGGCTGCGCTCGAAGCCCGACGAGCGGCCCGACTGGGAGATGCCTGACCGAGGCTGGCGGCCGCTGCCCGACGGCGGCCGATTCTCGATGCTGGCCGCTCCGGGCAACTACCTGCTCGAACTGGTCCTCCCGACCGACGACGGCGAGCCGGACGACAGCGAGCCGGCGTCAACGGTCGACATGGACCTCCTGCTCGACCCGGACTCCACCGCGTCGCCCAGCGACCTGGAGGCGCAGCACGCCCTGCTCGCCCAGATCCACGACGGCATCGAGCGAGCCGTCCACCTCATCAACGAAGCCGAGCGCCTTCGCCGCGACCTGCGACAACTCGAAGATCGCCTGTCGGAGAGCGGGGGCGACATCGACGTCTTCAGAGCCACCAACCAGGCCGGCTCGCTGCGCGAGGAGCTCCGGGCGACCGAGGGGGAGTTCTTCGACCTCCGGATGACCGGCACCGGCCAGGACGCCCTGCGCTGGCCGCGCCGGCTCTACGCCCGACTCACCTACCTGGCGCGCTCGGTCGGCCAGGCCGACGCCCGGCCCACGGATCAGCAGGCCGCGGTGTGGCGGATGCTCAGCGACGAACTGGCCGCGCAGGAGGACCGTTTCAACGCTACTCTTGCCGGCCCGCTGGCGGAGCTGAACCGGACGCTCGCCGACAGCGGTTTCCTGCTGGTGGCCCCTCCTTGA
- a CDS encoding S1/P1 nuclease, producing MPAAHAWNDFGHELIARIAWQELEPEVRNRVLALFRQAPRDSLMHCLDLNQDRRRGCGRFAYRLEDAESSEDADRILFERAAYWPDLARQLEKYNRPTWHYIGWTWRQAADGTAHDTDLPVAEPNAVSQLVELARSVADASARPGKRAIHLAWIFHLVGDVHQPLHAASRVTERRDEREGDRGGNGFGLDQWNRNLHAFWDGALDGRFRAEYRDRALARLDAPTDGPPPEQFWRFFGEARDREYEAHKDRVAAEARARHPLDDAVRANLKSGDFEAWAAESNRIVRNALYPPDLKRGEAPSGAYADRAYDISLQRAALAGYRLADLLTTLLAP from the coding sequence GTGCCGGCTGCCCATGCCTGGAACGACTTTGGCCATGAACTCATTGCCCGGATCGCCTGGCAGGAACTGGAGCCGGAGGTTCGCAACCGGGTTCTCGCCTTGTTCCGGCAGGCGCCCAGGGACAGTCTGATGCACTGCCTCGATCTGAACCAGGATCGCCGTCGGGGCTGCGGTCGGTTCGCGTATCGCCTTGAGGATGCAGAGAGCAGCGAAGACGCGGACCGGATCCTGTTCGAGCGGGCCGCCTACTGGCCCGACCTGGCACGTCAGCTCGAGAAGTACAACCGCCCGACCTGGCACTACATCGGATGGACTTGGCGCCAGGCCGCCGACGGGACCGCCCACGACACGGATCTGCCGGTGGCGGAACCGAATGCGGTGAGCCAGTTGGTCGAACTTGCGCGCTCGGTCGCCGATGCTTCCGCCCGGCCGGGCAAGCGCGCCATCCATCTGGCCTGGATCTTCCACCTCGTAGGGGACGTCCACCAGCCCCTTCACGCCGCGTCCCGGGTCACGGAGCGGCGCGACGAACGGGAAGGCGATCGTGGCGGCAACGGTTTCGGTCTTGACCAGTGGAACCGCAACCTCCACGCCTTCTGGGATGGCGCCCTCGACGGCCGGTTCAGGGCTGAATACAGGGATCGGGCCCTGGCTCGACTCGACGCGCCTACCGACGGGCCGCCGCCCGAGCAGTTCTGGAGGTTCTTCGGAGAGGCCCGCGACCGAGAGTACGAGGCTCACAAGGACCGGGTCGCAGCCGAGGCTCGCGCGCGCCACCCACTCGACGACGCCGTCCGGGCGAACCTCAAGTCAGGCGATTTCGAAGCCTGGGCAGCGGAGTCCAACCGGATCGTCCGGAACGCCCTCTATCCTCCCGACCTCAAGCGGGGCGAAGCACCGTCCGGCGCCTACGCCGACCGCGCCTATGACATCTCCCTGCAGCGGGCCGCCCTCGCCGGCTATCGCCTGGCCGACCTGCTTACCACCCTCCTGGCGCCGTAG
- the rpsN gene encoding 30S ribosomal protein S14, which yields MATKASVAKNDRRKQIVERYKERRDELRALAKDERLPPDQRFEAQRLLNKLPRDSSPVRVRNRCAVSGRPRGYYRKFGLSRIALRDLALRGELPGVIKASW from the coding sequence ATGGCCACCAAGGCATCAGTCGCCAAGAACGACCGCCGCAAGCAGATCGTCGAGAGATACAAGGAGCGCCGCGACGAGTTGCGGGCGCTGGCGAAGGACGAGCGTCTGCCGCCCGACCAGCGCTTCGAGGCCCAACGCCTGCTGAACAAGCTCCCCCGCGACTCCAGCCCGGTTCGTGTCCGCAACCGCTGCGCCGTCAGCGGCCGGCCCCGCGGCTACTACCGGAAGTTCGGCCTGTCGCGGATCGCCCTGCGCGACCTCGCGCTCCGCGGCGAGCTCCCGGGCGTGATCAAGGCGAGCTGGTAG
- a CDS encoding alpha/beta hydrolase has product MTLTASQPPHRFEPATHRQRRIEASGTELEIYEWGQASGPPILLAHGIQDFALTLAPVAEALAADHRVIAYDLRGHGESAHPGIYTMAHHIADLHAVFLDCELERPIVIGHSLGGQVVAQWAGIFSELPRAIVLIEGLGPPYALNRFPEEVKQKRARMGVESLTHPRKHRMVSSKDHAWDLLKRVHPRLDPDRAHEFVDLGTRPLASGGLEWKWDPQVVTTWMSNVPEASEERWSWVTCPTLILTAALANEFWSSRRGIDEQHATPEPEEIARRVALFRRGRHEEIEGAGHMVHYDAPDRLVGSIRRFLNRLPAA; this is encoded by the coding sequence TTGACCCTGACCGCATCCCAACCGCCGCACCGGTTCGAGCCGGCGACCCACCGGCAGCGACGCATCGAGGCCAGCGGCACCGAACTCGAGATCTACGAGTGGGGTCAGGCCTCTGGCCCCCCGATCCTGCTGGCGCACGGCATCCAGGACTTCGCGCTCACGCTCGCGCCGGTCGCCGAGGCCCTGGCCGCCGACCACCGGGTCATCGCCTACGACCTGCGCGGCCACGGCGAGAGCGCGCATCCCGGCATCTACACGATGGCGCACCACATCGCGGACCTGCACGCCGTGTTCCTCGACTGCGAACTCGAGCGACCGATCGTCATCGGCCACAGCCTCGGAGGCCAGGTCGTGGCCCAGTGGGCGGGGATCTTCTCCGAGCTGCCACGGGCCATCGTGTTGATCGAGGGTCTCGGTCCGCCCTACGCCCTGAACCGCTTCCCCGAAGAGGTCAAGCAGAAACGGGCCAGGATGGGAGTCGAGTCGCTGACCCACCCGCGCAAGCACCGGATGGTTTCCTCCAAGGACCACGCCTGGGACCTGCTGAAGCGCGTGCATCCCCGCCTCGACCCGGACCGCGCGCACGAGTTCGTGGACCTGGGCACCCGCCCTCTGGCTTCCGGCGGCCTGGAGTGGAAGTGGGATCCCCAGGTCGTGACGACCTGGATGTCGAACGTGCCGGAAGCCTCCGAGGAACGCTGGAGCTGGGTCACCTGCCCCACCCTCATCCTCACCGCGGCCCTCGCCAACGAGTTCTGGAGCAGCCGCCGCGGCATCGACGAACAGCACGCCACCCCCGAACCCGAAGAGATCGCCCGCCGCGTCGCCCTCTTTCGCCGCGGCCGGCACGAAGAGATCGAGGGCGCCGGCCACATGGTCCACTACGACGCTCCGGACCGCCTCGTCGGGTCGATCCGCCGCTTCCTGAATCGACTGCCGGCCGCGTAG
- the thpR gene encoding RNA 2',3'-cyclic phosphodiesterase — MPRLFVALDLPPELKAAARSLQSGLRNARWLDDAGLHLTLAFIGEVDGSAVERVEDALAEVEAEPIHVELHGLGCFPGRGAPRVLWTGAAPKAELADLASAVTRGLRRAGVTLKRRRFAPHVSLVRFRWPPPPIDLERYLAAHSLFRSPVCEVASFHLYSSILHPSGARHTIEATFPLERNGW; from the coding sequence TTGCCCCGTCTGTTCGTTGCCCTCGACCTGCCTCCTGAGTTGAAGGCGGCTGCCCGCAGCCTGCAGTCCGGCCTGCGCAATGCCCGCTGGCTGGACGACGCCGGTCTGCATCTCACGCTGGCGTTCATCGGCGAGGTCGACGGTTCGGCTGTGGAGCGGGTCGAAGATGCTCTGGCCGAGGTCGAGGCCGAGCCGATCCATGTCGAGCTTCACGGCCTTGGTTGCTTTCCCGGGCGCGGCGCCCCACGGGTGCTCTGGACGGGCGCGGCGCCGAAGGCCGAGCTTGCAGACCTTGCCAGTGCCGTTACGCGGGGCCTACGGCGCGCCGGCGTGACTCTGAAGCGCCGGAGGTTCGCTCCCCACGTCAGCCTGGTACGATTCCGCTGGCCGCCTCCGCCCATTGACCTGGAGAGGTACCTGGCCGCCCACTCCCTGTTCCGGAGCCCGGTCTGCGAAGTCGCGTCGTTTCATCTTTACTCCAGCATCCTGCACCCGTCGGGGGCGCGCCACACGATCGAGGCGACCTTTCCTCTCGAGCGAAACGGCTGGTGA
- a CDS encoding GNAT family N-acetyltransferase, giving the protein MDIMQATEAHAQKWADEVADLVYETGPTTYEYQFGGREFYDEIVKASWSRAGTLFGYDCTTIAVESDELLAIEIGFRGPEFAARKKTLGALWAPLIESGRVTREQLGEIGRAAYLASYLNVAIPSAVYYVHALAVVESRRGEGIGKKLMQRAIDDSKSEGLRGLHLDVLSGTPAVHFYNSLGMECLTETVAPIPHRNGIPMEMRMALDY; this is encoded by the coding sequence ATGGATATCATGCAGGCAACCGAGGCTCACGCTCAGAAGTGGGCGGACGAGGTCGCGGACCTCGTCTACGAGACCGGACCGACCACCTACGAGTACCAGTTCGGCGGCCGGGAGTTCTACGACGAGATCGTCAAGGCCTCGTGGTCCAGGGCAGGCACGCTGTTCGGCTACGACTGCACGACGATCGCGGTCGAGAGCGACGAACTCCTGGCGATCGAGATCGGCTTCCGCGGTCCGGAATTCGCCGCGCGCAAGAAGACGCTGGGCGCGCTGTGGGCGCCGCTGATCGAGTCGGGCCGAGTCACGAGGGAGCAGCTCGGCGAGATCGGACGGGCCGCCTATCTGGCCAGCTACCTGAACGTCGCGATTCCGTCGGCGGTCTACTACGTTCACGCGCTCGCCGTCGTCGAGTCCCGGCGGGGTGAGGGGATCGGCAAGAAGCTGATGCAGCGGGCGATCGACGACTCGAAGAGCGAAGGTCTTCGCGGTCTGCACCTCGATGTGCTCTCGGGTACTCCAGCGGTCCACTTCTACAACTCCCTCGGGATGGAGTGCCTGACCGAAACGGTCGCGCCGATCCCGCACCGGAACGGCATCCCGATGGAAATGCGGATGGCGCTGGACTACTAG